In Syngnathoides biaculeatus isolate LvHL_M chromosome 5, ASM1980259v1, whole genome shotgun sequence, the following are encoded in one genomic region:
- the pomgnt2 gene encoding protein O-linked-mannose beta-1,4-N-acetylglucosaminyltransferase 2 produces the protein MSLGLFFNGLLVSVVTALLWEYFKLREHATVLEEELHMTQKSQDLTESHIDYHRALQALHENGTRMVCSSKMHTDRICNFDNLCYCSEADEFVFFHSNSSIMLPNLGSRRFQPALLDLSSVEDHNTQYFNFLELPTASLKFLSKPVFLPDVTLIFNRFNPDNIMHVFHDDLLPAFFTMKLYPDLDDSARLVFMEGWGEGPHFDLYRLLSNKQPLLKQQLRDFGKLICFTKSYVGVSKMTTWYQYGFVQPQGPKANILISGNEIRQFSQAVMIKMNITGIEEVEKDAVNAGNENKKDEYIVVFSRLSTRLILNEAELMIALAQEFQMKVFKVSLEEQSFPSIVQVISGASMLVSMHGAQLITLLFLPRGAVVVELFPFAINPEQYVPYKTLASLPGMDLHYYSWGNTKKENTVAHPDRPWEQGGIAHLEKEEQERILASQEVSRHLCCRNPEWLFRIYQDTVIDIPSLLDVLHEGMKARLSFKKSTPVSKIHPGRVRQPQCQTLVQSTEKAHLTISWKIPWNLKYLKVKEVKYEVWIQEQGENSYMPYILQQLNYTFSENIKPFITYMVWVRCIFNNLLGPFADVLVCRT, from the coding sequence ATGAGTTtgggtttattttttaatggacTGCTTGTCTCCGTGGTAACAGCTTTACTTTGGGAATACTTCAAGTTAAGAGAACATGCTACTGTGCTTGAGGAAGAGTTGCACATGACACAGAAGTCCCAAGATTTGACAGAGTCCCATATAGACTATCATCGAGCCCTACAGGCTCTACATGAAAATGGTACCCGTATGGTGTGCAGCAGCAAAATGCACACTGATCGGATCTGCAACTTTGATAACCTCTGCTATTGTTCAGAAGCAGATGAGTTTGTATTCTTCCATTCAAATTCCTCCATTATGTTGCCAAATTTGGGTTCCAGACGATTCCAACCTGCTCTCCTTGACCTGTCCTCAGTAGAAGATCATAATACCCAGTATTTCAACTTTTTAGAGCTTCCAACTGCTTCTTTGAAGTTTTTGTCCAAGCCTGTGTTTTTACCAGATGTGACATTAATTTTTAACAGGTTTAATCCTGACAACATAATGCACGTCTTTCATGATGATCTGCTTCCAGCATTCTTTACTATGAAACTTTATCCAGACCTTGATGACAGCGCACGTTTGGTGTTCATGGAGGGTTGGGGTGAAGGGCCACACTTTGACCTGTACAGACTTTTAAGCAATAAACAGCCACTTCTCAAACAGCAGCTAAGAGACTTTggaaaactaatttgttttacTAAATCTTATGTAGGCGTATCCAAAATGACAACTTGGTATCAATATGGGTTTGTTCAGCCACAAGGGCCCAAGGCTAATATTTTGATCTCAGGAAATGAGATTCGACAGTTTTCTCAAGCTGTTATGATTAAAATGAACATCACAGGAATTGAAGAGGTGGAAAAGGATGCTGTTAATGCTGGCAATGAGAATAAGAAGGATGAATACATAGTTGTGTTCAGTCGGTTATCAACAAGGCTTATACTGAATGAAGCTGAGTTAATGATCGCATTGGCGCAGGAGTTCCAGATGAAAGTCTTTAAAGTTTCGCTGGAGGAACAATCATTTCCTAGCATTGTCCAGGTCATCAGTGGTGCTTCCATGCTTGTGAGCATGCATGGAGCCCAGCTTATAACCTTGCTTTTTCTCCCCAGAGGAGCTGTTGTGGTTGAACTTTTCCCCTTTGCTATAAACCCAGAGCAGTATGTCCCATACAAAACCCTTGCCAGCCTTCCAGGCATGGATCTACACTATTATTCATGGGGGAACACTAAAAAGGAGAATACTGTTGCCCATCCGGACAGACCATGGGAACAAGGAGGTATAGCTCACTTGGAGAAGGAAGAGCAAGAGCGAATACTGGCAAGCCAGGAAGTCTCAAGGCACCTGTGTTGTCGCAACCCTGAGTGGCTCTTTCGTATCTACCAAGATACTGTGATAGATATCCCTTCACTTCTAGATGTTCTCCATGAAGGCATGAAGGCCAGGTTGAGCTTCAAGAAGTCCACACCTGTCAGTAAGATTCATCCAGGTCGGGTCAGACAACCTCAATGTCAAACCCTGGTTCAATCAACTGAGAAGGCACATCTTACAATCTCATGGAAAATCCCATGGAATCTGAAATACCTGAAAGTGAAAGAGGTTAAGTATGAGGTTTGGATTCAAGAGCAAGGTGAAAATAGCTACATGCCTTACATCCTTCAACAACTAAACTACACGTTTTCAGAAAACATTAAGCCTTTTATCACCTACATGGTATGGGTCAGGTGTATATTCAACAACCTTCTGGGTCCCTTTGCTGATGTTCTTGTGTGTAGAACTTAA